Part of the Lates calcarifer isolate ASB-BC8 linkage group LG6, TLL_Latcal_v3, whole genome shotgun sequence genome, AGTTACAGTCTCTAAGTTTCAATCACATAGCAGTTAAAATGTCAGGCAGTGGCCTCATTTTTCCATGGTGTCCCAAGTTAAATCTCTGGTTTCTCATTATGACAGTTCCTAATAATGAAACAATTGTATTATCATCATTTGATTATATTAACTGttattaatgaattattttgtttgtgtttcacagaGATGGGAAGCTCTGCCCTGCTGACAGTGGTGCTAGTTGGAGTGTTTCTGTGGATCTCTGCCATCCAAGCAGGTGAGTTAATGattagatatttaaaaaaaaaaaaatcattgtcgTAAGGAGTATCTACTTTGTTGCATTCAATTAAACCTCCATTGCAGTATACTTTTGATGTTGACACTGCATCAGATAATTAGATCTAATGTGAAGGGGTCACCAGTACTGAAGAACCCTCAGACAATGCAGCTCTTAATACTTTGTTTTGGTTCTCTAGCCTGCACATAGGCCACATGATTCAGTTTCATGGTTCTTATTAACCCACCAGTATAAAATAATAGGTAGCTGTTTCCAGCAAACAAGCTCATACACGCTGATTGTATGCTACCGGCCTGGCATGAAAAGgcagacacaaaataaatgagGTGGCGAAGAGAGTCGAATATCAGCTTAGGAGTTGGTGGACCAAATCACAGCTGAAAGGCTCAGGAATGTCAGATTTACATTTGTCCTGTCTGCCCCCTACTGGACAAAAATTACATAATATAGCTTTAACCAGTTTAAACAAGATTGTTTGTGAGTTAAATGTTCTTTCAGCAGATTTCTTCTGAGTTTTGTTTCTGACCGTAATTCATATATGACGCTGCCTttgctgcaggtctgtgtgtagACATGTTAACTTTTGTGCTAGAATACGCAACCCATAAGTTCTGGCGTCAACAGACCTGGCCGTTACTTCCTAAACACATCACCTCAATTAAATCTCagtgaaattaaagaaaatgtttagcAGCATATTCCAGAGGCTCACAAAGAAGAGTTTAAAATCTGAACAGTTCCCCAGTCACCATGAAAATCAGTTTCTCAGATGCACTGTGTACTTTGTCATTTCAAACCGGAAACACCTCTCCTGTTAACCACACAGCGTGGATGCCAGGAAATGTAGTTACCATATCTCTTTCTATTACTACTGGGGTATCCCCTCAAGGAAGCCATGGTTTCTTTACAAGTATAGTTTGTCACTTAACTACAAAACTATTTTTGGCCttgcttttcttttacattttctagaTCAGTCATATTTGGCAAGTTTCTGTGCATAGGTATACATGCAGCTAgttttgtgcctgtgtgtgctcTTGTATGTGCTTGCCTCTCTGTCAACACCATGTATATTTCTTTGTGCTTCAGACACCGAGGATGATGGGAAGCTGCTGTGTACATGTGAGAATCTAAAAGGCACATGCGTAAATGGAACATGCAGAGGAGACATCTGTTTCTTCACCTGGGTGCGCAGCGTTGAGGAGAAAGGCTGTTTCTCCGCAGCAAACTACAGGGAACAGTGCTACACCTCCTTTAAAGGCTTCTTTGTTCACTGCTGCAAGGAGAACCACTGCAACGCCCTCATCACACCACCTCCAGATATTAGTCAGTACCCACAGCAATTGTTTTACAGTATTTGAACATCACATCCATGAAACTTGAAGAACCACTTTGATACAGGGCCTCATGATCTTAATCCTGTGAGGCTCACCCCACAGTTCAGTACTGACGGGATTCAAAGTTCCCCTGTAGATAGTAACTGGCTCCCCCCTGTGGTCAGTTAGAGCTGTTTAATACTCATACTGAGTGGCTTTCTCGTATAGGACTGGTGATGCACTGAAAGTCAGATTACTGCcatgtttacatttaatcaaaaaataattcCAAACTAAAACCTCTTCTCAATGCACTGAAATCTGTGCTCTCTCAACTGATTTCCCAAACTCAAAAATGTGTGCATATGATTATGTGTATCCAGATGGAGATCCAACAACAGCGCCCCCAAATTTCCCCCGTCCAGAGCTGTGGATCACTGTGTCTTTGCTGCTGTTAATTATccttgcctgtgtgtgtggcctgGTGTTTTTCCGGCGCTTTCAACGCACGCGCTGCAGGCTGAATAATGCAGAAGACCATGATGTTACCATGCTGAAGGTCCCTAATGGAGATGATCCCACATATGGCGTAAGAGATATTTGATGTTTGTCAGGAAACAGAATATTATCAAAGGATTTTCAAGTTCCTGAATTCTCACATATGAATTATTTTATGTCTCTTTCTACAGGATATCTTTGATGAGTTTTGTACATCAGGGAGTGGGACAGGGCTGCCCTATCTGGTCCAAAGGACCATGGCCAGACAAATCTCCCTTGTTGAGTGTGTCGGTTAGTCTCCTTCCTCAACATTGCTCCACTTATTTGCCCTGTTTTGTTCATTATTGAGCAGTTGTGTAATTGTACCACTCCGTTTCCAGGTAAAGGCAGGTACGGGGAGGTGTGGAGGGGGACTTGGATGGGAGAAAGTGTGGCTGTGAAGATCTTCTCCTCTAGGGACGAGCAGTCCTGgttcagagaaacagagatttACAATACTGTACAGCTGCGACACGACAACATACTGGGTACGGCAGCAGATTATTGTGATGCCTGTTTTGTGCAGAGAAGGGTGCAGTGTCATTTCAAAGATCATCAGCCAAAAGGCAGACATTGAAATAGCCATCTTCTATTCTGGCTTTTAGGTTTCATAGCCTCTGACATGACATCCAAGAATTCCAGCACCCAGCTGTGGCTCGTCACTCACTTTCATGAGCTGGGTTCACTCTACGACTTCCTGCAGTACAGCAGCTTGGAGCCAGAGAGCTGCCTGAGGATGTGCCTGTCTGTGGCCTGTGGCCTGGTCCACCTCCACACTGAGATTGTCAGCTCCCAAGAAAAGCCAGCTATCGCCCACCGAGACCTGAAAAGCCGAAACATCCTGGTGAAGCGGAACGGACAGTGCTGCATTGCTGATCTAGGTGAGGGCTGCGTAACGATTCCACTGGACTTCTAGTTGCATCTGTTTCCAGCTTCTTAGTTACAATTAATGTGTTGAGCCAAAACAActatttcatgctgtttttcaAAAGGCTGCATCTGTGCCCTGTGCCTACTCTCTCCTCAGGTTTGGCTGTGATACACTCTCAGTCCCATGACTACCTCGATGTGGGCAATAACCCTCGTGTGGGTACCAAGCGCTACATGGCCCCCGAGGTGCTGGATGAGACTATACGTATGGACATCTTTGAGTCTTACAAGCAAACTGACATCTGGGCCATGGGCCTGGTCTTCTGGGAAATTACCCGCAGGACCATTGTCAATGGTAATTAGACAACAGCCTATTAGAATGCTCTGCCTTTGCAGGCATTAGTAGAGGTATTTGGAGATTTTAGTTTTTACACTTCAGAAAGAAAATGCTACACAGAGGATATTTATATCAATGGATCTTCTATAAGTTGATGCATTACCCATCCACACATCACactggaaatgtgttttgtcttttatgtcTGTCTGGCTCTTGTAGTGTATACATAAGAGGCAGTTAGTCCCATGTCTCTCAGCACTCCAGTGTTTTCCtagtctgtgtctgtctctactaTCCTCTCTCATGATTAGCACTGCAGTAATTATAAACAGTCTTATCTGGTGTCAGCACTCACTTGTACATAGTCCAGATGCCTGTGCACACAAtttgtagacacacacacaagtgcacaaaCCTCGCTTACTCCGTATAGATAGACATTCATAacgtgtgtgtggagggggggggggacacatggcacacacacacacatggcagcGCTCAGCAGGCTTTGTAGATTTTCATCCCAGTGTGGTCACCAGGGAATTGATATCTTTGCCTGCTCTCTTGTTTAGTCAAACAAACTTTACAAAACTCCCACTACAGCCTATCTCAATTTCCAAGTGTGCTACTTCAGGCCTCGAATGAGGAGAAATTTATGTTCATAAAATGTATGAGGAGATAAAACCCAAAGAGGTTTAATGTTTATCTACTCATGAGGTTGATAATGAGTGTTTTACCGTCTTTAACATTGCAGTCTTTTTTCCCACCTAACCACCCCACTGGATCCCATAGCCAAGTTTGTTGTGATAGTTTGGTGGTTGTTTTCCTGCTCAGCTGGAGAAGAAACAGCACACTgagtctttattttcttctttgggATTGTTTTAGGGATCGTGGAAGAGTATCGTCCTCCTTTCTTTGACCTGGTGCCCTCAGATCCCAGCTTTGAGGAGATGAAGAAAGTGGTGTGTGTGGACCAGCAGAGGCCCAGTCTGCACAACAGGCTCCATTCCCACCCAGTAGGCCATacaatgatacacacacacacacacacacacacacacacacacacaccggggCTATTAAAATCTCAGTTTATCACCCTTTCTAACTTTTAGCACCCACATATTCTCAAGTTTATACAGATATGCCTGATAAAGAGGCATGCAagcaaacacactaacacacgcACTTGATGATTACTAATATAGACTCACGTATAGGTAAACACAAAGCTCCCTAAAACATCTAATAAAAGTCATGTATAGTGCTTGAATCAAGACAATATGGACACATATTACACTCTGCTGTGACAGCCAGGACATAttttgcatttgtctgtgtgtgcctaGATCCTCTCTGCCATTGTGAAGATCATGAAGGAGTGTTGGTACCAGAGCCCGCCGGCCCGCCTCACAGCCCTGCGGGTTAGGAAGACGCTCTCCAAACTGGACCACGACAGTGACTTCAGCATTGAGAAACTCAAGCAGGACATCTAGGCCCGAGCATGGGGGATGAAACAGGGACACAAGATTGAAAACACTTTGGGGGATTTTGCACCACATTCTGAGCAGCACGAGGTGCATATCATTAGCATATTTTGAGCTAATGACTCACACAGTCACTGCATTACATTAAAACCATATGACTTTGAACAGTAGTGTCTAGACTGTCTCACACCGAGGGctatgtggtttttttttttttttcgtagCCTAATTTTCAACCACCAGATTTCTGGTGCCTTAAGCCAAAAGTCCCCCAAAAGAAACCTATTAGGACCAAAAATTTTATCAGGGtattttgcttttatattcTGTTACTGGTAATAGATCAGATACACTCCAGCAGAGAAGTGAACAAAGAATTATCACCATGGAATTCATAAAATTCTATTTTCTACACTTTATTTCTCCTTTCACTATTCCCCTTCATTATGACAGAATGGAAAACCTTGCATAGCACAATTACTAATCCTCTTATCAAGAGGATGATCTCTGCTATGCATTAAAATTATACATATGGGTTTTTCCATGATGGCCAAAGCCACAGGAGAAAACCACAGAGAGTGTGATGGTCTCAGCTGTCTTTACTAtaaaatacaggaaatattATTACCATCATGTTCATACCAAAGCACATTACCTGCTCTGTAAGCATATCTAACTTATATAAAATGAGCATTTACTATCTGCACCTAGACACACTGAGATATTTAGTTGTACATATTTCAAcagcactgaagctgttgtCTTCTATCACTGtttattgtaaatatatttgaaaagggggtattattttctattattctACAATGAAACACGTTTTATATCCTTTTGTACAACAtaatgtttcaaatgtttcaaattattttttttacatctctGTAGGCCAACATGTACCACACAGTCACTatggtgagtaaaggaattcACAAGCAGACATGTAATATTGTATATGTTGAATAAAGGAttgtatttttcaaacatttgtgCCGTAGATACTGTTTTGTACCACAGATTTTTGCAGTTCTCCCATTGGCCAGAAGAGGTCATTAGATAATAGACAAACAAGTGGTCCATGTTGCTTACAGTAGTGCAGTTTACCCTGGAAAATGTATGGTGTAATCAGTTTTGCAATCGTCAGCAttgcatcattttaaaattattaaacGAAACAAGTTGAGACCAGTGTTTCTTCATGacactgaagtataataaattAATCCAATAGCAGGGTAAGGCAAGAGACTGATTAACTCTCAGGAAATATATACGTGAGATACAGCATGACAGTAAAATAAGGTCTTAGTCACACTAACATCACGtggtgaataaattaataaattgaaaatataaatagaaGAATGTAAGTCAAACCTGACTGAATGGGGACTCCATGAATACATATTCAAAAATtgttcatatatttatttttgttgcattgttCTCAGTAGTTATTGATATGATATGCTCTAAACACTGAAAATACTAATATAATCTttcatttgttatattttatgttgtCAGTAATAAAGAAAGAATGTAAACATGCAGGtctattcagtttcatttcaaactaATTTTTAAATCCTAAAGGAAAAATGTGATATGTTtaaaaacacacgcacatacacaaatgaTTATGTTCTCAAAATCAAAATTACTTGTTAACATTTTTAGCCATCACCAATTTTAGGTTTAACTCTAGCAACCTTAGTGTACACTTTGTCTAGAAATTAGTATTGCTGCACCAGTGATCTGGTGAGAAAATGTGGTCGACGTGAAGTATAAAAGCAACAAGTCTGAGGTGTTGAGACTGTCACAGAGAATAGAAAATGTCCAACAAGAATCAGAATTGGTAAGATTGTTACCCAGTGGTTGGTGTAATATCTGCATCcccattttttctctctgtatctgttgTGCTTGTAATTcctttatctgtttgtgtgtgtgtgtgtgtgtgtgtgtgtgtgtgtgtgtgtgtgtgtgtgtgtgtgtgtgtatgtgtgtgtgtgttgtctgtctgcctgGTTGTTGAACAAACTCCAGAGAGATAATACTCCCTCAAAGCCCCAGTCTGTCTGGTCAGTCAGATGAAGAACTGGTTATTTTTAACActgcagggggtgggggtggcggagggggggggggggggttgttcAAGTATCAGAGAGGCCAAACCCCCTGTCTGTGAGTGCTGAAGCCCATCTcacttctccctctgtttccctcctctgtgtATTCTTTTTCACAGTGGGATCATTCCAAATGGCTCGGTAGAGACAGAGGGATTTGTTCAGCAGACAACGTGCACTGAAGAAATGTGGAGATAAATTGGACAGGGCTGATAATGGACAGATATAAAGCCACAGAGGAGAGTATGCAGACACAATTAGGCTTGAGGACAGATCAGTGAGAGTGCTAGCAGGAGGACAGGTGATAAAAGCAGGCACAGACAAAGTCCCAAATGTACCTGGTTACAGCGTGACTTGCCTCTTCCTGAGCTACATTCTCAAATCAGTGGCAGCTGGATGTGTTAGTGGAGTAAAGACAGGCCGTGTGCCTGAGCTCAGAGAAAACCATGAATGGAGCTGGGCCAAAACACCTTTTGTGATCTTTAGACCCATGGTTATTTTTACACCCTTTCACTAAAAACTGCAAGCAGATGTAACTTTCCTAGAATCTAatacaggagctgctgtgtgATCTGATCTGAAGCTCTTTTTTTATGCAGACTCAAACAAAATTGGTCTCACGGTATTTGGACAGGGGACTGCAGGATtggtattttttctttcatatcaGTCATTGGATATGGATGGATAGACACATGTTTGTTACAGCGCTGCTCAGACAAATGCAGAGAGGCCCAGAGTCACCTACTGTGTATAGGAGGCGAATCATTTCTTCCACTGCTGCCTGCTAGCCTACAACCATAATAAAAGATATGGTTTAGTCACCTATCACAGCCACATTGGGTTCCTCCCCCATTTGCCTTGTCATGCCTGACTTCAACTGTCTATTTTGAATGTAGATGTAGCCTGATTTAAATTAGAGTCATGAGTTTGGTGACTGACTCCCTGTGTACACACTTTGACCGGGCAAGATGTTATCAGTCATCAGATTATTGTCATCATTTCCACTGGTTTTTAACTGTTGTCATGAAaatatttggtttattttgtgaaatgagACATGTTTACATGTTCAGTAATAATGCCAGAGGGAGGCAAATGGTTAGAACCAGTTTGTCCACTGAGTACATTTTAGTTTCTAATATACCAGTCATCTAAAGCACAGTTTACAGaagattttacttttttacttattttcacCCTCTCTCCTAACTGTGTCTTGAGCAATTTTGTACCAAAGcaattttctcattttactgATGCTGAGTGAAACCAGCTTATGTCACGAAAAGAGACATTTTATGGTTTTACAACAGTGGCAGCCAGTTAGACTCAGTTTGTTCCCTGAATGCATTTTTGTTTCCAGTAGACAAACTGCACAGTGTTAAGCTATGACCTGAACTAGAAAACATAAGCTAATATGACCCAAAAGGTTTAGTGTGACATAATCTTTAGGACATTAAAAACATAGTATTGTCACAGAGGGTAAACTGAATGTAAGGAAGGAAGATTTCAGATAATTAAATAGACAAAATGTCATCAGATTAGTTTtgctcattttctccctctcttttatATAATGAAAAGTGATATTTCTTTGattttcaataataataataataataataatgataagaCCCAGTGAGTTCCCTGATTACATCTTTGTTCCTATTACCAAATGCACAGTTGTAAGCAATAACCTCAACCAGGAATGCATTTACTCATCAAAACATAATTCATCCTACACTGTAGTATGACATGAGCTTTATGATAATAATAGATCATATTCATAGACACTAAACAGATAATGAGGGGGAGCAGTAGTTGTTGGTTTTCCAATAAATGATTATTGACTGACTTCAGATAATTAAATCGCATATTTTTTGAAGGGATAAcagggtttttcttttcttttactactTTCTTTTTACAAATTTTAACATACTATTTATAAGTAAGTGatttttcatgtcattaaaaGAGAGATTTCATGATTTTACATGCTCAGTAATATTAACATGGGAAAACTCAGgctctgtttgctctgtgaATACATCTTTGTTTCTAATAGATCAACCACCAAATGGACAGTGTTATGTAATGATCTCAATCATAGTTCAAGGTTCAGTTTATTCAGCCATAAAATCATGATAAACATACTGCTCCCCTGTGATATCTTAAGGATGGAAACAATAACCTCTATCTGTTAAACTAcaacaggaaatgtttttgtaaatatgaGAAAATCAAACCCTGTATATTACACCTGTACATCATTTGTTTAATGTacatttcttcatctttttcaaAGTGATTTTAGTATCATGACTGTACATTCTGCTTCTATTTATCAAGTTCTGATTTTCAGTTACAGTTAATTTTCTATACCCATATTTTATTCACTTATTTgtccttattttctttttttttttttttgcatgtgatTGGGAGATTGGTTGACCCATCATAGTTgatattttgattaatttgtggTTTCTCATATAATGTAGACCAACCCATGTAGTAAACCTCAGGCTTTGGGGGCCGCTGGGCACCCCTTTGTCCAGGTCATAGCCCAGTGCAGTCCTAAGTGTACCTATGTCAACTAGTGCTGTTTTAAAGATCAACAATGGTCACACCAAATATTGATCTGATTATGATTGTTTCCAGTTAACTGCACTTTGTGTCTTCCCTCTGATTATGTGGGACTAGATTGTTATTCCctcaactctttttttccccaatacACACAGCTTTGTCCTCCGTGATAGACGGggacatgcagcagcagcagcagcagcagccctcccctttaaacatgcacacacacacccctttaAACACGTCACTCgcctggctggctggctggctggctggcgAGTATCTGGCGGTGTGGTGTGTGCGGTCGGACTGTGGTTGTGTTTCAGGGCTGGTCGTGTTGATAACGACACACTTAGGACGCATTTCATCGCGGAGAGATGGGAATTCTGAAGAAATGGCTCTAAAACAAATTGCCCCTACGCTGCTGGCCCTGCTCGGGTTAGTGGCCGTCGGTAATGGTAAGTTTCATCCGAGCACCTCTCCGGCTTTTGTCTCGATGTGTTTTCCTGGACTGGGCATCGCCTGTTGTCGCTCATCGCCATGGCGCTCTGTATCGGAGATTTGGCTAACCGTATCTAGCTAGCGTCGACCTCAAAAACCACAGTCGCTGTTTCGCACGAAACAAAAGTCATGCCGTCAGATAGTTTGTTGTTGATTGTGATTTTTATCGACTGGCGAAACCCGATGTGTTAATGGTCGGCACTGAACACGGAGCAAGTAGctaaaccacaacaacaacatggtgGGGCTGTTTGTTTCAAGGTGCTAGCTAACATTTGCTAGCTGAAGGATAACTACTGTGTGAAGTTGAACATTGTCGATAATTGTGTTTCGTCTGAGGGCCCCaagactgaaataaaatcattttattatgGCGTATGGACATATTATATTCCACGGTCTGCTGTCGGTGTTGGAAGTTATCTCTCGGTTGCTGTTATGCTAATGTATTTACCAAACAATCTCTTGTTTGCTTGTGTCTGCTTATCACTTGCTTGGGTACAACACCATGTAATTATAGTTGGCTGGTTAAATATGTGCAATGTGGTCAGTTACAGTTCCGTCGCATGTTGTGAGCACCGCTTTCCACAGtgcagagagcagaaagaagTCTCTGAATGAAGGCCTAACCTACTTTGtgcatgaaatgtgtttttgagagTAAATACTGGCAGCTCTTCCATTGGTGTCCATTTGTAAGGAGTGAAAAGGCTCCTTAGTGGCCTCCAGCAGAAAGTGAATGCTGGCATAGGGTGACAACAGCCGTGCATTCAGCCATCCCAGACAGAAGTCAGAGTTGAAGTCTGGGTTCATTGTGATGGAAATGTGGCAAGTGGGGTCTTTTGAGGCGCCAGTTATGGGGCTGCTTCAGTCTGAATCCATCCTGCTGGAGCAGCTGATACCCAGCTCCACTCCACTGTTTCAAATGAGCAGATGTTGTACTaaacttgtttgtgtttgcctcCACAGCACATCTACTCATCACTGACATTGAGCCAAACACCCAACTTTTACTTTGGGATTAATAGATTTTCCTTTGAGACATAAGCACGTCTTGTGTTACGCAAACCCCTGCTTTTTTGCGCTTCCTGTTGTCTTTGCATCTTAAGGCTGTTTTACCGTGTTGCAACTTGCAGATAAACTAagtaataaaaagacaaaatgcagtAGTGTGTGCCAGAATAAATATCCTGACTTCATTGTCATCTATTAAAGTGTATGTTGTGCTTCATACAGTTGAGTCATCCTTACAAGAATCATGAAAATATTCCTCCCCCGCTCAGTTTAGATAAGGGTGTAGTACACCAAGGTTGATCACTTCATGTGAGACATGCGGGGAAAATTATCACACCTGGGTGGCTAGTTTGTCTGACTGGGTTACTCTAACATTAACAGTGATGTGTGAGGGGAGAgtgggggtgggtgtgtgtggccTGAGCAGATGAGGGAGGGTGATGATGGGTTTGTCCAGCTGGCGGGGTCTGTCATGTAAAGGGGCCCACAAGTCTGTCTGGAGCCATGGTTTCACGCCATATAATGGATTACACCATGCAAGAGCTGAAACCAGACAAACCTGAAAGTAGCTGTGAGCTAGAGCAGATTCCAAGGCTGTGGCAAGCGTAGTATGTTTTTGTGAGAATATGCTTTACTCATGGGTTTGATGAATCCGTCACGTGTTGTTGACTTCATAAGGATTAGGAGTCAGTGGTGTTATGGGCATTACATGCCTGCGTGACGCAGTCTGCCTGGGTGCATTGAACACAGTAGCAATGTGATATGGGCACTGTCAACCACACTGCCGTGAGGTAGGGCGcgtccctctttctcttttcttcccacCCTCTCCATTCTCTATCGCTCTCATATAAAAGGCCTGGTGCTTTATCAGAATTTAATCTGTACTTTGTTATCTGTGGTCCCACTTCTGCTTTCACTTATTCACTGCCACCACAGGAAGCTGAGGAAAACTTTAACATTtgccatgtgtgtttgtttgttagtttttttcccAGGTTAGAGGAAGGCCTTTGGTTAGATGAAACCTTGTTATCTCTTGAACTCTGATCTCAC contains:
- the acvrl1 gene encoding serine/threonine-protein kinase receptor R3, whose product is MGSSALLTVVLVGVFLWISAIQADTEDDGKLLCTCENLKGTCVNGTCRGDICFFTWVRSVEEKGCFSAANYREQCYTSFKGFFVHCCKENHCNALITPPPDINGDPTTAPPNFPRPELWITVSLLLLIILACVCGLVFFRRFQRTRCRLNNAEDHDVTMLKVPNGDDPTYGDIFDEFCTSGSGTGLPYLVQRTMARQISLVECVGKGRYGEVWRGTWMGESVAVKIFSSRDEQSWFRETEIYNTVQLRHDNILGFIASDMTSKNSSTQLWLVTHFHELGSLYDFLQYSSLEPESCLRMCLSVACGLVHLHTEIVSSQEKPAIAHRDLKSRNILVKRNGQCCIADLGLAVIHSQSHDYLDVGNNPRVGTKRYMAPEVLDETIRMDIFESYKQTDIWAMGLVFWEITRRTIVNGIVEEYRPPFFDLVPSDPSFEEMKKVVCVDQQRPSLHNRLHSHPILSAIVKIMKECWYQSPPARLTALRVRKTLSKLDHDSDFSIEKLKQDI